The proteins below come from a single Periophthalmus magnuspinnatus isolate fPerMag1 chromosome 7, fPerMag1.2.pri, whole genome shotgun sequence genomic window:
- the LOC129456416 gene encoding L-rhamnose-binding lectin CSL2-like encodes MLHLLSDCTSAKMFCFIIALWLAATCLDIEASSILSTTTVTTCDSRGNVQRLSCDRGVIAVQAALYGRQDRETCSYGWIMDHPSDTNCFQEGTKEVLQKRCDGRSTCEVPLYVFHLSDPCYGTSKYLESTYACVGHPEIKPVDRNIVECEDSTANLYCGQQKVIHVLWAHYGRTNRNTCSYNRPWSQLSNVHCKNYVTHSVAQKCNGHSSCSVRASNSVFGDPCRGTYKYLEVKYFCRDAVCDEYTGHGCLFSPAAADNTTTGVSD; translated from the exons ATGCTGCATCTCCTCAGTGACTGCACCTCTGCCAAAATGTTCTGCTTCATCATCGCACTCT GGCTGGCTGCCACATGCCTGGACATAGAGGCTTCCTCTATTCTGTCCACCACTACAGTGACCACGTGTGACTCTCGGGGCAATGTACAGCGCCTCAGCTGTG ACCGTGGAGTGATTGCTGTGCAGGCTGCACTGTACGGACGCCAGGACAGAGAAACCTGCAGTTATGGATGGATCATGGACCACCCGTCAGACACCAACTGCTTCCAGGAGGGCACCAAAGAAGTCCTCCAGAAAAG GTGTGATGGGAGGAGTACCTGTGAGGTACCCTTATATGTTTTTCACTTGTCTGACCCGTGCTATGGCACCTCCAAGTACTTGGAGAGCACCTATGCCTGTGTGGGACACCCAGAAATTAAGCCAGTGGACCGCAACATTGTGGAGTGTGAAGACTCCACCGCCAACCTCTACTGTG GGCAGCAGAAGGTGATCCATGTGTTGTGGGCGCACTACGGCCGTACAAACCGCAACACCTGCTCTTATAATCGTCCTTGGTCTCAGCTCAGCAATGTCCACTGCAAAAACTACGTCACACACAGTGTGGCTCAAAA GTGTAATGGCCACTCCAGCTGTTCGGTCAGAGCCAGTAACTCTGTGTTCGGAGACCCGTGCAGGGGCACCTATAAATACCTGGAGGTCAAGTACTTCTGCCGCG atgcAGTTTGCGATGAATACACCGGTCATGGCTGCTTGTTTTCCCCTGCAGCTGCCGACAACACTACCACAGGTGTATCTGACTAG